The following are encoded in a window of Rhizobium sp. WYJ-E13 genomic DNA:
- a CDS encoding SDR family oxidoreductase gives MTADLKGKVALVAGGTRGAGRGIAVELGAGGATVYVTGRTTRAQQSEYGRPETIEETAELVSAAGGHGIAMQVDHLVPDEVEALVARIHAEQGGLDILVNDIWGGEHLTEWDKPVWEHSLDKGLRMLRLAIDTHFITAHYALALMIERPGGLLVEMTDGTADYNATHYRLCPYYDLVKTGTNRMAWAHARDLAPHGATAVSLSPGWMRSEMMLEIYGVKEENWRDGTKVQPHFVISETPRFTGRAVAALAADPDRSRWNGQSLSSFQLAETYGFTDLDGTRPDCWRYLAEVQEPGKPADDTGYR, from the coding sequence CGGTGGAACTGGGCGCTGGGGGCGCGACTGTCTATGTAACCGGCCGCACCACCCGCGCGCAGCAATCCGAATATGGCCGGCCGGAAACCATAGAGGAAACAGCCGAACTGGTGAGCGCGGCGGGCGGGCACGGCATCGCCATGCAGGTGGATCATCTGGTCCCGGATGAGGTCGAAGCTCTGGTTGCCCGCATTCATGCGGAGCAGGGCGGGCTGGATATACTCGTCAACGATATCTGGGGCGGCGAGCATCTGACGGAGTGGGACAAACCGGTATGGGAGCACTCCCTCGACAAGGGTCTTCGCATGCTGCGGCTTGCGATCGACACTCATTTCATCACCGCCCATTACGCTCTGGCGCTGATGATCGAGCGGCCCGGCGGCCTGCTGGTGGAAATGACCGACGGCACGGCGGATTACAACGCCACCCATTACCGGCTCTGCCCCTACTACGATCTCGTCAAGACGGGCACGAACCGTATGGCCTGGGCGCATGCCAGGGACCTTGCGCCGCACGGCGCGACCGCAGTTTCGCTTTCACCCGGCTGGATGCGCTCGGAAATGATGCTGGAAATTTATGGGGTTAAGGAAGAAAATTGGCGCGATGGAACAAAAGTCCAGCCGCATTTCGTCATCTCGGAAACGCCGCGTTTCACCGGCCGCGCGGTGGCCGCATTGGCGGCCGACCCCGACCGCAGCAGATGGAACGGCCAGTCGCTATCGAGCTTCCAACTGGCCGAGACTTACGGCTTCACCGATCTCGACGGCACGCGGCCGGATTGCTGGCGTTACCTTGCCGAGGTGCAGGAGCCCGGCAAACCGGCTGATGACACCGGCTATCGCTGA
- a CDS encoding endonuclease/exonuclease/phosphatase family protein, whose protein sequence is MALQIISLNVWGGSIHAPLIDYLACTEADIFCLQEVVRSAADAPEWLEYRDGNTVLPQRAHLYDEIAAILPDHDGFFCPFARGDLFHGETVFTTEFGIATFVRKSYPVIGQAADFIHGRFSADGWGEHPRSRNAHCIRLFDYAGGFSVTIAQLHGLRDPAGKGDIPARHAQADALVELIERVWPGNERLVVCGDFNVLPDSVTFEKLGRLGLNDLVTGGGFTDTRTSLYPKEGRFADYMLVTPEVVVERFEIVEQPEVSDHRALLLEVA, encoded by the coding sequence ATGGCTTTGCAGATCATTTCACTGAATGTCTGGGGTGGCAGCATTCACGCACCGCTGATCGATTATCTTGCGTGCACGGAGGCCGATATCTTCTGCCTGCAGGAGGTGGTGCGATCGGCTGCCGATGCACCGGAATGGCTGGAATATCGCGACGGCAACACTGTGCTGCCGCAGCGCGCCCATCTTTACGACGAAATCGCTGCCATTCTGCCTGACCATGACGGCTTCTTCTGCCCCTTCGCGCGGGGCGATCTCTTTCACGGCGAGACCGTCTTTACGACCGAATTCGGCATCGCCACCTTCGTGCGCAAGTCCTATCCTGTCATCGGTCAGGCCGCGGATTTCATCCATGGCCGTTTTTCGGCCGATGGCTGGGGCGAGCATCCGCGATCCCGCAATGCCCATTGCATCCGCCTGTTCGATTATGCCGGCGGCTTTTCCGTCACCATCGCCCAGCTTCACGGCCTGCGCGATCCCGCCGGCAAGGGCGACATTCCGGCCCGCCATGCCCAGGCCGATGCGCTGGTCGAGCTGATCGAACGCGTCTGGCCCGGCAACGAACGCCTCGTCGTCTGCGGCGATTTCAACGTCCTGCCTGACAGCGTCACCTTCGAGAAGCTTGGCCGCCTCGGCCTCAATGATCTCGTCACCGGCGGAGGCTTTACCGATACCCGCACTTCGCTTTATCCGAAGGAGGGGCGTTTTGCCGATTATATGCTGGTGACGCCGGAGGTCGTGGTGGAGCGCTTCGAAATTGTCGAACAGCCCGAGGTTTCGGATCATCGGGCGCTTTTACTTGAAGTTGCCTAG
- a CDS encoding aldolase produces MNETALRESIVRWGKSLFERGLTAGSSGNISVKTADFYLVTPTNSCLGFLDANRLSKLDIDGKHLSGDAPTKELPLHFSFYEKRPQTGAVVHLHSTYATALSCLADTDPKDAIPPLTPYVVMRVGKVPVVPYTRPGSADVKPLIAEIAGQHSAVLLENHGPIVSAATLDSAVFAIEELEEAAKLSIIVRGMRIRQLNAEQIADLEKHFKLR; encoded by the coding sequence ATGAATGAGACGGCATTGCGGGAAAGCATCGTCCGCTGGGGAAAATCGCTTTTCGAGCGGGGGCTTACGGCCGGCTCTTCCGGCAATATCTCGGTGAAGACCGCCGACTTCTATCTCGTAACGCCGACCAATTCCTGCCTCGGCTTCCTCGATGCCAACAGGCTTTCGAAGCTCGACATCGACGGCAAGCACCTCTCGGGCGACGCGCCGACCAAGGAATTGCCGCTGCATTTCTCCTTCTATGAGAAGCGGCCGCAAACGGGTGCGGTCGTGCACCTGCATTCCACCTATGCGACGGCGCTTTCCTGCCTTGCCGATACCGATCCGAAGGATGCCATTCCACCGCTGACGCCCTATGTCGTCATGCGCGTCGGCAAGGTGCCCGTCGTGCCCTATACGCGGCCGGGCTCGGCGGATGTGAAGCCGCTGATTGCCGAAATCGCCGGCCAGCACAGCGCGGTGCTTCTCGAAAATCACGGGCCGATCGTATCGGCCGCCACACTTGATTCCGCTGTCTTTGCCATCGAGGAGCTGGAAGAGGCCGCAAAGCTTTCCATCATCGTCAGAGGCATGAGGATCCGCCAGCTGAATGCCGAACAGATTGCCGACCTGGAGAAGCATTTTAAGCTGCGCTAG
- the otnK gene encoding 3-oxo-tetronate kinase — MLLGAIADDFTGASDLANTLARGGMSTMQFVGPGRGKVNCEAGVVALKTRSAPVEDAVLQSMDAARWLLDQGCEQIFFKYCSTFDSTPAGNIGPVAEALQRLAGADVTVVCPAFPATGRRVFMGHLFVKDKLLSESGMENHPLTPMTDPDIRRWLRRQTRGGVGSITLDTVRKGEGAIRSRLRDELTEGNRLVVVDAIEDADLLTIGEAVADHELVTGGSGLAQGLVRNFARRGKLSGIPAEVPAVSGPGVILCGSCSLASQNQVACHLQNHPGLSIDPAAIVRGTMSIEHAARWVASNAADNPIVYSTTSPDVVSFVQQRFGREESAKILEDFFGGLARRLADTGTHQIVVGGGETSGAVVEALGLKQMIIGAEIDPGVPVLVSERGRPMRPIGLALKSGNFGSPDFFAKALDRIAGHE; from the coding sequence ATGCTGCTTGGAGCCATTGCCGACGATTTCACCGGCGCCAGCGATCTTGCCAATACCCTTGCGCGTGGCGGCATGTCGACGATGCAATTCGTCGGACCCGGCCGCGGCAAGGTGAATTGCGAAGCGGGCGTCGTGGCGCTGAAGACACGCTCGGCGCCGGTCGAGGATGCGGTGTTGCAGTCGATGGATGCGGCGCGCTGGCTGCTGGATCAGGGTTGCGAGCAGATCTTCTTCAAATATTGCTCGACCTTCGATTCCACGCCCGCGGGTAATATCGGCCCGGTGGCCGAAGCCCTGCAGCGGCTGGCGGGCGCCGATGTCACAGTCGTCTGCCCCGCCTTTCCGGCAACGGGGCGGCGGGTGTTCATGGGCCACCTCTTCGTCAAGGACAAGCTGCTCAGCGAATCCGGCATGGAGAACCATCCGCTGACGCCGATGACCGATCCAGATATCCGCCGCTGGCTGCGGCGGCAAACGCGCGGCGGCGTCGGCAGCATCACGCTCGATACGGTGCGCAAGGGCGAGGGCGCAATCCGCAGCCGGCTGCGCGACGAGCTGACCGAGGGCAACCGCCTTGTCGTGGTCGACGCCATCGAAGATGCCGATCTCCTGACGATCGGCGAGGCGGTAGCCGATCATGAACTGGTGACCGGCGGGTCCGGACTGGCACAGGGGCTGGTGCGCAACTTCGCCAGGCGTGGCAAGCTTTCCGGCATCCCCGCCGAAGTACCTGCCGTCAGCGGGCCGGGCGTCATCCTCTGCGGCTCCTGCTCGCTTGCCTCGCAGAACCAGGTCGCCTGCCATCTGCAGAACCATCCCGGTCTGTCGATCGATCCGGCAGCCATCGTGCGCGGTACGATGTCGATAGAACATGCCGCCCGCTGGGTGGCCTCCAATGCGGCCGACAATCCGATCGTCTATTCCACCACCTCGCCCGATGTCGTGAGCTTCGTGCAGCAGCGCTTCGGGCGCGAGGAATCGGCAAAGATTCTCGAGGATTTCTTCGGCGGCCTTGCCAGGCGGCTTGCCGACACCGGAACGCACCAGATCGTCGTCGGCGGCGGAGAGACGTCAGGCGCCGTCGTCGAAGCGCTCGGCCTCAAGCAGATGATCATCGGGGCGGAGATCGATCCCGGCGTGCCGGTCCTCGTTTCCGAGCGCGGCCGGCCGATGCGGCCGATCGGCTTGGCGCTGAAGAGCGGCAATTTCGGCTCGCCCGACTTTTTCGCCAAGGCACTGGACAGGATTGCCGGCCATGAATGA
- the denD gene encoding D-erythronate dehydrogenase produces the protein MKILVIGAAGMIGRKLVHALCERGTLNGRSIGTLVLADVVAPEKPSFGGAVEALAADLSQPGTAEQLIAHRPDLIFHLAAIVSGEAEADFEKGYRVNLDGTRFLLEAIRLAEQPYCPKLVFTSSIAVFGEPLPSVIGDTHHLTPLTSYGTQKAIDELLLADYSRRGFLDGIGIRLPTITIRPGKPNRAASGFFSSILREPLIGQEAVLPVDESVRHWFASPRAAIGFLLKAAELDTASLGQIRTLTMPGLAATVGDEIEALRRVAGESAVRLIRREPDATVAKIIAGWPQSFDASRALSLGFTAETSFDEIIRVHIEDELNNRLPERA, from the coding sequence ATGAAAATCCTTGTTATCGGCGCGGCCGGGATGATCGGCCGCAAGCTCGTCCATGCATTGTGCGAACGCGGGACGCTGAACGGCCGATCCATCGGCACGCTGGTGCTGGCCGATGTCGTGGCGCCGGAAAAGCCTTCCTTTGGCGGCGCGGTGGAGGCCCTTGCAGCCGACCTTTCGCAGCCGGGAACGGCCGAGCAGCTGATCGCTCACCGGCCGGACCTGATCTTCCATCTGGCGGCGATCGTCTCCGGCGAGGCGGAAGCCGATTTCGAGAAGGGCTACCGGGTCAATCTCGACGGCACGCGCTTCCTGCTCGAGGCGATCCGGCTTGCCGAACAGCCCTATTGCCCGAAGCTCGTCTTCACCTCCTCCATCGCGGTCTTCGGCGAGCCGCTGCCTTCGGTTATCGGCGACACACATCATCTGACGCCGCTGACGAGCTACGGCACGCAGAAGGCGATTGATGAACTGCTGCTTGCCGATTATTCCAGGCGCGGATTCCTCGACGGCATCGGCATCCGCCTGCCGACCATCACCATCCGCCCCGGCAAGCCGAACCGGGCTGCCTCCGGCTTCTTCTCCAGCATTCTGCGCGAGCCGCTGATCGGCCAGGAGGCGGTGCTCCCGGTCGATGAGAGCGTGCGTCACTGGTTTGCAAGCCCGCGCGCAGCAATCGGATTCCTGCTCAAAGCTGCCGAACTCGATACGGCATCGCTCGGGCAGATCCGCACGCTGACCATGCCGGGGCTTGCCGCCACCGTCGGCGATGAGATCGAGGCGCTCAGGCGCGTTGCCGGGGAAAGTGCCGTGAGGCTGATCCGGCGCGAACCGGATGCGACGGTTGCCAAGATCATTGCCGGCTGGCCGCAGAGCTTCGATGCCAGCCGCGCCCTTTCGCTCGGCTTCACAGCCGAGACATCCTTTGACGAGATCATCCGCGTCCATATCGAGGACGAATTGAACAACAGACTGCCGGAGCGCGCCTGA
- a CDS encoding acetylxylan esterase yields the protein MSIPTEYPFDFDPTYGMTLADLQAIRPPEAPPGFDAFWQKRYARALTVKPQPVLTKSKDAHPDWHMQDIVYMSTDNVSIGGWLLTPRKGEIKRGLVVGHGYGGRDQPEFDIPVEETAILFPCFRGMSRSAHPPISPEAPWHVLYDIDDPDHYVIGGCVEDLWVAVSALLSLYPALDGHIGYSGISFGGGIGALGIPFDIRIARGHLTVPTFGNRKLWLTLPTVGSAHSVQEYAKTHPEVFEKLRLFDAATAATRIKVPMLTAVALFDPAVAPPCQFTVANALPQSKFNEIFILDAGHFDYLDSAVQQTALRERVGRFFRGL from the coding sequence ATGAGCATCCCGACAGAATATCCCTTCGACTTCGACCCCACCTACGGCATGACGCTTGCCGATCTGCAGGCGATCCGGCCGCCCGAGGCACCGCCGGGCTTCGATGCCTTCTGGCAGAAACGCTATGCCAGGGCACTGACGGTGAAGCCGCAGCCGGTGCTGACCAAGAGCAAGGACGCCCATCCGGACTGGCATATGCAGGATATCGTTTATATGTCCACTGATAATGTCAGCATCGGCGGCTGGCTGCTGACGCCCCGCAAGGGCGAGATCAAGCGCGGTCTCGTCGTTGGCCACGGTTATGGCGGCCGCGACCAGCCGGAATTCGATATCCCGGTCGAAGAGACAGCGATCCTCTTTCCCTGCTTTCGCGGCATGTCGCGCAGCGCCCATCCGCCGATCTCGCCGGAGGCCCCCTGGCATGTGTTGTACGATATCGACGATCCCGATCATTACGTGATCGGCGGCTGCGTCGAGGATCTCTGGGTTGCCGTCTCGGCGCTGCTGTCGCTTTATCCCGCGCTTGATGGCCACATCGGCTATAGCGGCATCAGCTTCGGCGGCGGCATCGGCGCGCTCGGCATCCCCTTCGATATCAGGATCGCGCGCGGCCATCTGACCGTGCCGACCTTCGGGAACCGCAAGCTGTGGCTGACATTGCCGACTGTCGGCAGCGCCCATTCGGTGCAGGAATACGCAAAGACCCATCCCGAGGTCTTTGAAAAGCTGCGCCTTTTCGATGCTGCAACGGCCGCAACCCGCATCAAGGTGCCGATGCTGACCGCTGTCGCGCTCTTCGATCCGGCGGTAGCACCTCCCTGTCAGTTCACGGTGGCGAACGCTCTGCCGCAATCAAAATTTAACGAAATCTTCATCCTGGATGCCGGGCATTTCGACTATCTTGATAGTGCAGTGCAGCAGACTGCGCTGCGCGAGCGAGTCGGGCGGTTTTTCAGGGGTCTATGA
- a CDS encoding esterase family protein: MNREYLRRYSDRLHRDMELLVFGHAGAKVLMFPTREGRFWEYEHLGIVASLRDKLEAGHLQLFCIEGLANETFYDFGRHPAERISRHIAFEEYVLNEVLPLMESRNRHECTIVHGCSLGAFQAASLVFRHPHLFRKLVAFSGRYDLTMRVESFGDLFDGYYDETIYFHMPTHFLPGLTSDWRLEKLRQVDIVLTIGNEDPFLDNNRYLSRLLAEKGVGHQLHFWDGRAHRAGAWRRMAPLYI, from the coding sequence ATGAACCGAGAATATCTGCGCCGGTACAGCGATCGGCTCCATCGTGACATGGAGCTTCTGGTGTTCGGCCATGCCGGCGCCAAAGTACTGATGTTCCCAACGCGGGAAGGGCGCTTTTGGGAATACGAACATCTCGGCATCGTCGCCAGCCTCAGAGATAAACTCGAGGCGGGTCACCTGCAGCTCTTCTGCATCGAAGGCCTGGCGAACGAGACCTTCTACGATTTCGGCCGCCATCCGGCCGAGCGTATCAGTCGCCATATCGCTTTCGAAGAATATGTGCTGAACGAAGTTCTGCCGCTTATGGAAAGCCGCAACCGGCACGAATGCACCATCGTCCACGGCTGCAGCCTCGGCGCCTTCCAGGCCGCCAGCCTCGTCTTTCGCCACCCGCATCTCTTTCGCAAGCTGGTGGCCTTTTCCGGCCGCTACGACCTGACGATGAGGGTCGAGTCCTTCGGTGATCTCTTCGACGGCTATTACGACGAGACCATCTACTTCCACATGCCGACGCATTTCCTGCCGGGTCTCACCTCCGACTGGCGGCTGGAAAAGCTGCGCCAGGTCGATATCGTCCTGACGATCGGCAACGAGGATCCCTTCCTCGACAACAACCGATATCTCAGCCGACTGCTTGCCGAAAAGGGCGTCGGCCATCAACTGCATTTCTGGGATGGAAGGGCACACCGCGCGGGCGCCTGGCGCCGGATGGCGCCTTTATATATCTAG
- a CDS encoding S1C family serine protease translates to MNIDRILRSVVAVRATIPEDAFTANTLGTRREGSGVVIRDNGLVLTIGYLITEADDIWLTRQDGKVVPGHALAYDQETGFGLIQALAPLDLPAVEIGDKVKTKVGDAVILADGLGEFVQAHIVAKQEFAGYWEYLLDEAIFIAPAHPSWGGAALISDEGKLLGIGSLRLQMIQDEEVADINMVVPINLLPPILDDVLHRGHIDRPPRPWLGAFSAESNGEVVVMSVAKGGPAAEAGLQQGDVISEIRDGEVDGLADFYRKVWKSGPAGSEIPIRVLRNGREAWLRIKSADRNSFLKKPLMQ, encoded by the coding sequence ATGAATATCGACAGGATCCTGCGGTCAGTTGTGGCCGTTCGCGCCACCATCCCCGAAGATGCCTTCACCGCCAATACGCTGGGCACCCGCCGGGAAGGAAGTGGCGTCGTCATCAGGGATAACGGGCTGGTGCTCACCATCGGCTACCTGATCACCGAAGCCGACGATATCTGGCTGACGCGCCAGGACGGCAAGGTCGTGCCCGGCCATGCGCTGGCCTACGATCAGGAAACCGGCTTCGGCCTCATTCAGGCGCTTGCGCCCCTCGACTTGCCGGCGGTCGAAATCGGCGACAAGGTCAAGACCAAGGTCGGCGACGCGGTGATCCTTGCCGATGGCCTGGGCGAATTCGTGCAGGCCCATATCGTCGCCAAGCAGGAATTTGCGGGCTACTGGGAATATCTGCTCGACGAGGCGATCTTCATCGCACCGGCCCACCCCTCCTGGGGCGGCGCGGCGCTCATCAGCGACGAGGGCAAGCTGCTCGGCATCGGTTCCCTGCGCCTGCAGATGATCCAGGACGAAGAGGTCGCAGACATCAACATGGTCGTGCCGATCAACCTTCTGCCGCCGATCCTCGACGACGTGCTGCACCGCGGCCATATTGACCGGCCGCCGCGCCCGTGGCTCGGCGCCTTTTCGGCCGAAAGCAATGGCGAAGTGGTGGTCATGAGCGTTGCCAAGGGCGGCCCTGCCGCTGAGGCCGGCCTGCAGCAGGGCGACGTCATCTCGGAAATCCGCGACGGCGAGGTGGACGGGCTTGCCGATTTCTACCGGAAGGTCTGGAAGAGCGGGCCTGCGGGGTCGGAAATCCCGATACGCGTGCTACGGAACGGTCGTGAAGCCTGGCTGCGCATCAAATCGGCTGACCGCAACAGCTTTCTCAAGAAGCCGCTGATGCAGTAA
- a CDS encoding AraC family transcriptional regulator, whose amino-acid sequence MDPLSDVLALLKPKSYVSLGLDAGRDWAIDFPPPQGIKFNALLSGSCWLEVEGVEPILLEEGDCFLLTQSRPFRMMSDRSLPTILAHDIYAHAKDGVAICNGGGAFFLVGSRFGFSGAGADLLVGILPPVVHISEHSDQASVLRFAIDQMARELRGRHPGGFLMTEHLAHIMLMQILRLYLAAPDTEGTGWLFALADRQIGLAIGAMHAEPARRWTLQQLATSAGMSRSSFAERFKEKVGAAPMDYLTRWRMMLAGERLTNSNEPIGMIALSLGYESESAFSTAFKRVMARSPRQYSREAAG is encoded by the coding sequence GTGGATCCCCTTTCCGATGTCTTGGCGCTCTTGAAGCCGAAGAGCTATGTCTCTCTGGGGCTCGATGCCGGACGCGATTGGGCGATCGATTTTCCGCCGCCGCAAGGCATCAAGTTCAATGCCTTGCTTTCGGGCAGCTGCTGGCTGGAGGTAGAGGGCGTCGAGCCCATCCTGCTCGAAGAGGGCGATTGTTTCCTGCTGACGCAGAGCCGGCCCTTCCGCATGATGAGCGATCGCAGCCTGCCGACGATCCTGGCCCATGATATCTATGCGCATGCGAAGGATGGGGTTGCCATCTGCAACGGCGGCGGCGCCTTCTTCCTGGTTGGCAGCCGCTTCGGCTTTTCCGGCGCTGGCGCGGATCTGCTTGTCGGCATATTGCCGCCGGTCGTCCATATCAGCGAACATTCGGATCAGGCTTCGGTTCTGCGCTTTGCGATCGACCAGATGGCGCGCGAGTTGCGTGGCCGGCATCCGGGCGGTTTCCTGATGACCGAGCATCTGGCGCATATCATGCTGATGCAGATCCTGCGGCTCTATCTTGCCGCACCCGATACCGAAGGCACCGGCTGGCTCTTTGCGCTCGCCGACCGGCAGATCGGCCTCGCGATCGGCGCCATGCATGCCGAGCCGGCGCGGCGCTGGACGCTGCAGCAGCTTGCCACGTCGGCCGGCATGTCACGCTCCTCCTTTGCCGAGCGCTTCAAGGAGAAGGTCGGAGCCGCGCCGATGGATTATCTCACCCGCTGGCGTATGATGCTGGCAGGCGAGCGGCTGACAAACAGCAACGAACCGATCGGCATGATCGCCCTTTCGCTCGGCTACGAGTCCGAAAGCGCCTTCAGCACCGCCTTCAAGCGGGTGATGGCGCGCTCGCCCCGGCAATACAGCCGGGAAGCAGCGGGGTAA
- a CDS encoding SDR family NAD(P)-dependent oxidoreductase has translation MENAQHPIGSGFGARSTADDVLAGIDLTGKLAIVTGGHSGLGLETTKALSRAGSHVLIGARRPEEAARALAGIANVEIERLDLSDLESVRRFAERFVASGRKADMVINSAGIMACPETLTGPGWEAQFATNHLGHFALVNRLWPAIASGARVVAVSSGAHGITPIRWNDVQFSEGYDRWRAYGQSKTANALFAVQLDRLGRDAGIRAFSLHPGKILTPLQRHLDREDMVAAGWIDAKGNAIDPSFKTPAQGAATQVWAATSPQLEGLGGLYCADCDVAVISDDGAETSVRAYAVDPDEAARLWALSAELTDIDAFSR, from the coding sequence ATGGAAAACGCGCAACACCCCATCGGCTCCGGTTTCGGTGCTCGCTCGACGGCTGACGACGTGCTCGCCGGCATCGATCTCACGGGCAAACTGGCAATCGTCACCGGCGGCCATTCCGGCCTCGGGCTGGAGACGACGAAGGCGCTGTCGCGGGCAGGCAGCCATGTGCTGATCGGCGCCCGCCGGCCCGAAGAGGCGGCCAGGGCGCTCGCCGGTATCGCCAATGTAGAGATAGAAAGGCTCGATCTTTCCGATCTCGAAAGCGTGCGGCGGTTTGCCGAGCGCTTCGTCGCGTCGGGACGCAAGGCCGATATGGTCATAAACAGCGCCGGCATCATGGCCTGCCCGGAAACGCTGACAGGGCCGGGCTGGGAGGCGCAGTTTGCCACCAACCATCTCGGCCACTTCGCGCTCGTCAATCGCCTCTGGCCGGCGATTGCAAGCGGAGCCCGCGTGGTTGCCGTCTCCTCCGGTGCCCATGGCATCACGCCTATCCGTTGGAATGACGTCCAGTTCTCCGAAGGTTATGACCGGTGGCGGGCCTATGGACAGTCGAAGACCGCAAATGCGCTCTTTGCGGTGCAGCTCGACAGGCTTGGTAGGGACGCAGGCATACGCGCTTTCTCGCTGCATCCCGGCAAGATCCTGACGCCGCTGCAGCGTCATCTTGATAGGGAGGATATGGTGGCCGCCGGCTGGATCGACGCCAAGGGCAATGCCATCGACCCGAGTTTCAAGACGCCCGCACAGGGTGCCGCGACACAGGTCTGGGCTGCAACCTCGCCGCAGCTCGAAGGGCTCGGCGGCCTCTATTGCGCCGATTGCGATGTCGCCGTCATCTCGGACGACGGCGCGGAAACCAGCGTGCGCGCCTATGCCGTCGATCCCGACGAGGCGGCCCGATTGTGGGCGCTCTCGGCAGAGTTGACTGATATAGACGCTTTCAGCCGTTAA
- a CDS encoding ABC-F family ATP-binding cassette domain-containing protein produces MIRIDNISKQNSHRILFIEATAALNRGEKIGLVGPNGAGKTTLFRMINGEELPDEGQVSVEKHVTIGYFNQDVGEMAGRSAVAEVMEGAGPVSIVAAELRELEAAMSDPDRVDEMDQIIERYGEVQARYEELDGYALEGRAREVLAGLSFSQEMMDGDVGALSGGWKMRVALGRILLMRPDVMLLDEPSNHLDLESLIWLEEFLKTYEGALLMTSHDREFMNRIVTKIIEIDAGSLNSYSGDYGFYEQQRAQNEKQQQAQFERQQAMLAKEIKFIERFKARASHASQVQSRVKKLEKIERVEPPKRRQTVAFEFQPAPRSGEDVVNLKNVHKKYGSRTIYEGLDFMVRRKERWCIMGVNGAGKSTLLKLVTGTADPDAGSVALGASVKLGYFAQHAMDLLDGERTVLEWLEDSFPLAGQAPLRALAGCFGFSGDDVDKRCRVLSGGEKARLVMAKMLFDPPNFLVLDEPTNHLDLDTKEMLIKALADFEGTMLFVSHDRHFLAALSNRVLELTPDGIHQYGGGYTEYVERTGYEAPGIHA; encoded by the coding sequence ATGATCCGTATCGACAATATCAGCAAGCAGAACAGCCACCGCATCCTCTTCATCGAAGCCACAGCCGCCTTGAACCGCGGCGAAAAGATCGGTCTCGTCGGCCCGAACGGCGCCGGCAAGACGACGCTTTTCCGCATGATCAACGGCGAAGAACTGCCGGATGAAGGCCAGGTTTCAGTCGAAAAGCACGTCACGATCGGCTATTTCAACCAGGATGTCGGCGAAATGGCCGGCCGCAGCGCGGTTGCCGAGGTGATGGAAGGCGCCGGCCCCGTCAGTATCGTCGCTGCCGAGCTGCGCGAGCTGGAAGCTGCCATGTCCGATCCTGATCGCGTGGACGAGATGGACCAGATCATCGAGCGCTACGGCGAAGTGCAGGCGCGCTATGAGGAACTGGACGGCTATGCGCTGGAAGGCCGGGCGCGTGAGGTTCTGGCGGGCCTGAGCTTCAGCCAGGAGATGATGGACGGCGATGTCGGCGCGCTCTCGGGCGGCTGGAAGATGCGCGTGGCGCTTGGCCGCATTCTTTTGATGCGGCCGGACGTGATGCTGCTCGACGAGCCGAGCAACCATCTGGACCTCGAAAGCCTGATCTGGCTGGAAGAATTCCTAAAAACCTATGAGGGTGCGCTGCTGATGACCTCGCACGACCGCGAGTTCATGAACCGCATCGTCACCAAGATCATCGAGATCGATGCCGGTTCGCTCAACAGCTATTCCGGCGACTACGGCTTCTACGAGCAGCAGCGGGCCCAGAACGAAAAACAGCAGCAGGCGCAGTTCGAGCGCCAGCAGGCGATGCTTGCCAAGGAAATCAAGTTCATCGAGCGCTTCAAGGCGCGCGCCAGCCACGCCTCGCAGGTGCAGAGCCGTGTGAAGAAGCTGGAAAAGATCGAGCGCGTCGAGCCGCCGAAGCGCCGCCAGACGGTGGCCTTCGAATTTCAGCCGGCGCCGCGTTCGGGCGAAGATGTCGTCAACCTCAAGAACGTGCACAAAAAATATGGCAGCCGCACCATCTATGAGGGGCTGGATTTCATGGTGCGCCGCAAGGAGCGCTGGTGCATCATGGGCGTCAACGGCGCCGGCAAGTCGACGCTGCTGAAGCTGGTGACGGGCACTGCCGATCCGGATGCCGGCAGTGTGGCGCTCGGTGCCAGCGTGAAGCTCGGCTATTTCGCCCAGCACGCCATGGACCTGCTCGACGGCGAGCGCACCGTGCTGGAATGGCTGGAGGATTCCTTCCCGCTTGCCGGCCAGGCGCCGCTCAGGGCGCTCGCCGGCTGCTTCGGCTTTTCGGGAGATGACGTCGACAAGCGCTGCCGCGTGCTTTCGGGCGGCGAGAAGGCCCGCCTCGTCATGGCGAAGATGCTGTTCGACCCGCCGAACTTCCTCGTGCTCGACGAGCCGACCAACCACCTCGACCTCGACACCAAGGAAATGCTGATCAAGGCGCTTGCCGATTTCGAGGGCACGATGCTGTTCGTTTCGCACGACCGCCACTTCCTTGCAGCCCTTTCCAACCGCGTGCTGGAACTGACGCCCGATGGCATCCACCAGTATGGCGGCGGCTATACCGAGTATGTCGAGCGCACCGGTTACGAAGCGCCCGGCATCCACGCTTAA